GGATCTCGCGACCCAGCAGGCCGCGAGTATTGTCTCCTCGTGGTTTGGCTCCCGCTCCGGCTGGCGCGGTCAGCGCTTCCCGGTGCTCTATAACCAGCTCCCCACGCGCCATGCGATCGTCTTCGCCACGAATGATAATCGCCCGGACTTTCTGCGCGACCTGCCGCCAGCGAAAGGCCCGATGGTACGCATGATGAGCCATCCGCAAAGCCCGTGGGTGAAACTGCTGGTGATTGAAGGACGCGACGATAAAGATTTACTCCAGGCCGCTAAAGGCATCGCGCAGGGCAGTCTGCTGTTCCGTGGCGACAGCGTCGAAGTGGGCGAGGTCAAACCGCTGCTGGCCCGCCAGCCTTACGATGCGCCGAACTGGGTGCGTACCGATCGCGCCGTGACGTTTGGCGAGCTGAAAGGCTATGAAGAGCAGTTACAGGCGACCGGCCTTGAGCCGAGCCCGATTTCGCTGACGCTTAACCTGCCGCCGGATCTCTATCTGCTGCGCAGCAACGGCATCGATATGCGTCTGAATTATCGTTATACGTCGCCCGCCACGCGCGATAACTCGCGCATGGATATCAGCCTGAACAACCAGTTCCTGCAATCTTTCAACCTGCTGCCGAAAGATGAAACCAACCGTCTGCTGCTGCGTCTGCCGCTGTTGCAGGGGCTGCTGGACGGCAAAACCGAAGTGACACTGCCGACGCTGCGCCTCGGCGCGGCGAACCAGCTGCGGTTTGATTTCAACTATACCAACCCGCTGCCGGGCGGCACGCTGGACAACTGCGTGACCTTCCAGACGGTGCCGAACCGCGTAGTGATAGGCGATGATTCCACGCTGGATTTCTCCAACTATCATCACTTTATCGCGATGCCGGATCTGCGCTCTTTCGCCAACGCGGGTTTCCCGTTCAGCCGGATGGCGGATCTCTCCGATACGCTTATCGTGATGCCGAAACAGCCGAACCCGGCGCAGCTCACGACGCTTTTGGACACCGCAGGCACTATCGGCGCGCAGACCGGTTTCCCGGCCGTTAACCTCACCATCACCAACGAGGGCGGCGACATGCAGAATAAAGACGCCGACATTCTGGTGATCGGTACGCTGCCCGCGTCGCTGAAAGATGAAAAACGCATCGATATGCTGGTGAACGCCACGCAAAGCTGGGTGAAAACCCCGACGCGCGACGTGACGCTTATCGATACCGACGACCGCGACCGTCAGCCGCAGGTGCAAACGGAAATCACCTCTTCCGGGCCGATGGCCGCAGTCGTGGGCTTCCAGTCGCCGTATCACGATCAGCGCAGCGTCGTGGCGCTGCTGGCCGACAGCCCGCGCGGTTATGAGCTGCTCAACGACGCGCTCAACGATAGCGGTAAACGTGCCGCGATGTATGGCTCGGTCTCGATTATTCGTGAATCGGGCGTGAACAGCCTGCGCGTGGGTGATGTTTACTACGTGGGCCACCTGCCGTGGTTCGATCGTATCTGGTACGCGCTGGCGAACCACCCGATTCTGCTGGCGATTTTCGCGGCTATCAGCGTCGTGCTGCTGGCGTGGGTGCTGTGGCGTCTGTTGCGTATCCTGAGCCGCCGCCGTCTTGATCCGGGCAACCATGAGTAACGCGCCATGAAGAATCTGTGCAGATGGCTTGCGGCGGGGCTGCTGCTGGCGACCGTTTCAGCCCATGCCGCCTGTGGCTGGGCTGACTGGGACCGCTTTAAAGGCGGCTATATCAGCGAAGAAGGACGCGTGATTGACCCAAGCGATCCGCGCAAAATCACGACGTCCGAAGGGCAGAGCTACGCGCTGTTCTTTGCCCTTGCGGCCAACGACCGCGAGGCGTTCGATAACATTCTTCAGTGGACGGAAAATAACCTTGCGCAAGGCTCGCTGAAAAACACGCTGCCCGCCTGGCTGTGGGGCATGAAAGGGCCGGACGAATGGACGGTGCTCGACACCAATTCCGCTTCCGACGCCGATCTGTGGATAGCCTGGAGCCTGCTTGAAGCGGGACGCTTGTGGAAAGAGCCGCGCTACAGCGACACCGGCAAAGCGCTGCTGGACCGCATCGCCAAAGAAGAAGTGGTGAACGTGCCCGCGCTTGGCGACATGCTGCTGCCGGGTAAAGTGAGCTTTGCCGAGCCGACGCTCTGGCGCTTTAACCCGAGCTATATGCCGCCGCAGCTGGCGCGCTATTTCACCCGTTACGGCAAACCCTGGACGACCATCCGCGATACCAACCTGCGCCTGCTGCTGGAAACGGCCCCGCAGGGCTTTTCGCCGGACTGGGTGAGCTATGAGGCGAAGAAAGGCTGGGTGATGAAACCTGCGGCACCGCAAAAACCGCTGATTGGCAGCTACGACGCCATTCGCGTTTATCTGTGGGTCGGCATGATGAACCCGGCGGATGAACAGCAGGCGCCACTGCTCAAAAAACTCAGCCCGATGGAAACCGCCACAATCAAAGCGGGCGTGCCGCCGGAAAAAGTCCGTGTTATCGACGGTAAAACCCAGGGTAACGGGCCGGTGGGCTTCTCCGCCGCGCTGCTGCCGTTCCTGCAAAACCGCGATATCCAGGCGCTGCAACGCCAGCGCGTGGCGGACAACTATCCGCAGCAGGACGCCTACTTTAGCTATGTATTAACCCTGTTTGGCCAGGGATGGGATGAACACCGTTTCCGCTTCACCGTTGACGGTGAGCTGCAACCCGCCTGGGGAGAGTCATGCACAAGTTCGCGTTAAGTATCACCGCGCTGGCGCTCGGCGTCGCCCTCAGCGGGCCGGCGCAGGCGCAGACGGATATCCGACAGCAGTTGCTCGAACAGGTGCGGCTTGGCGAAACGGCCAAACGAGACGATCTGGTGCGCCAGTCGCTCTACCGTCTGGAGCTGATGAACCCGGACGATCCCGATTTTATCGCCGCTAAAATGCGTTATCTGCTGCGTCAGGGCGATAACGCGGGCGCGCAGCAGCAGTTTGCGCGCTTGGGCAAGCTCGCTCCGCAATCCTCAGCGTACCAACAGGCGCGTATCACGCTTGCGCTGGCCTCGCCGGAAGGGCGTCAGCAACTGCAACAGGCGCGTCTGCTCGGCACGACAGGGCATACGCAGGAAGCGCTGGCGGCGTATCAGAAGCTGTTTAACGGCGCGCCGCCGGATGGCGATCTGGCCGTTGAATACTGGGCGCTGGTCGCAAAAGATCCGGCGCGGCGTGACGAGGCTATCCGCCAGATGCAGGCGCTAAACGACCGCGCGCCGGGCAATGACCAGCTACGCACGCAGCTTGCGCTACAGCTCTTTTCCGCCAACCGCCAGCAGGAAGGTTTCAGCGTGCTTGAGCAGATGGCGAAATCGGGCGGCGGGCGTGAAACGGCGGCAGACCTCTGGTATCAGCAGATTCAGGGTATGCCCGCAAGCGACGACAGTGTCGCCGCGCTGGAGCGTTTCTTACAGGTGTTCAGCAGCGGTGATACCGCCGATAAAGCCAAAGGGCTGCTCGCTGAACAGCAAACTAAACTCGCCGATCCGGCTTACCGCGCCAGAATGCAGGGCATCGCGCGGGTGGAAGAGGGCCAGGGCGCCAAAGCCGTTTCGGAACTGACCAGCGCCGTAAAAGCGAACCCGAATGACAGCGAAGCGCTGGGCGCGCTGGCGCAGGCGTATTCTCAGCAGGGCAACCGCGCGCGCGCCGTGCCGCTGCTGGAGCAGGCGCTCAAACAGGATCCGAACAGCCCTAACAGCGGTCGCTGGCAGAGCCTGTTACAGGTGAACCGCTACTGGCTGTTGATACAGCAGGGCGACGCGGCGCTGAAAGCCAACAATCTGGCGCTGGCGCAGCAGAAATATCAGCAGGCCGCGACGGTGGATAACACCGACAGCTACGCGGTCCTTGGCCTGGGCGATGTCGCCGTGGCGAAGAAAGACGACGCGGCGGCCGAGCGCTATTACCGGCAGGCGCTGCGCATGGATAACACCAACAGCAACGCGGTGCGCGGGCTTGCGAATCTCTATCGTCGTCAGTCGCCGGAGCGCGCCGAAGCGTTTATCGCCACGCTCTCCGCCAGCCAGCGGCGCAGCATTGACGATATCGAACGCAGCATGACGAACGATCGCCTTGAGCAGCAGGCCGCCGCGCTGGAAGCCGAAGGGCGCTTCGCCGACGCCGCCGCGGTGCAGCGTCAGCGTCTGGCGCTCGACCCGGACA
This sequence is a window from Cronobacter sakazakii. Protein-coding genes within it:
- the bcsB gene encoding cellulose biosynthesis cyclic di-GMP-binding regulatory protein BcsB — protein: MKRKLSWMCAVAVGMSLLPGAYGAPEATNDPNATAAPTAPVVAPATEGVMTATPARTEALTPATPPVAGTEPAPATEGAVLGQVMPGVEGAGAPVVQDGAPARDVTLSFASIAPPPGSMVLKGTRPDGFVEFGMRSDEIISKATLNLTYTPSPSLLPVQSQLKVYLNDELMDVLPVTKEQLGKKTTAQVPIDPLYVSDFNRVRLEFVGHYRDVCENQASNTLWMDIGRNSALNLTFQTLQLQNDLSHFPVPFFDSRDNRPLELPMVFAAAPDLATQQAASIVSSWFGSRSGWRGQRFPVLYNQLPTRHAIVFATNDNRPDFLRDLPPAKGPMVRMMSHPQSPWVKLLVIEGRDDKDLLQAAKGIAQGSLLFRGDSVEVGEVKPLLARQPYDAPNWVRTDRAVTFGELKGYEEQLQATGLEPSPISLTLNLPPDLYLLRSNGIDMRLNYRYTSPATRDNSRMDISLNNQFLQSFNLLPKDETNRLLLRLPLLQGLLDGKTEVTLPTLRLGAANQLRFDFNYTNPLPGGTLDNCVTFQTVPNRVVIGDDSTLDFSNYHHFIAMPDLRSFANAGFPFSRMADLSDTLIVMPKQPNPAQLTTLLDTAGTIGAQTGFPAVNLTITNEGGDMQNKDADILVIGTLPASLKDEKRIDMLVNATQSWVKTPTRDVTLIDTDDRDRQPQVQTEITSSGPMAAVVGFQSPYHDQRSVVALLADSPRGYELLNDALNDSGKRAAMYGSVSIIRESGVNSLRVGDVYYVGHLPWFDRIWYALANHPILLAIFAAISVVLLAWVLWRLLRILSRRRLDPGNHE
- the bcsZ gene encoding cellulose synthase complex periplasmic endoglucanase BcsZ, which translates into the protein MKNLCRWLAAGLLLATVSAHAACGWADWDRFKGGYISEEGRVIDPSDPRKITTSEGQSYALFFALAANDREAFDNILQWTENNLAQGSLKNTLPAWLWGMKGPDEWTVLDTNSASDADLWIAWSLLEAGRLWKEPRYSDTGKALLDRIAKEEVVNVPALGDMLLPGKVSFAEPTLWRFNPSYMPPQLARYFTRYGKPWTTIRDTNLRLLLETAPQGFSPDWVSYEAKKGWVMKPAAPQKPLIGSYDAIRVYLWVGMMNPADEQQAPLLKKLSPMETATIKAGVPPEKVRVIDGKTQGNGPVGFSAALLPFLQNRDIQALQRQRVADNYPQQDAYFSYVLTLFGQGWDEHRFRFTVDGELQPAWGESCTSSR